From Candidatus Methylopumilus planktonicus, a single genomic window includes:
- the hisC gene encoding histidinol-phosphate transaminase, producing the protein MSIQSLIPTYICDIAPYQGGKPISEVAREHHLEESSIVKLASNENPLGMSPKAREVILKSIDQIYRYPDGNAFRLKNAVSLKFNLHPESLIFGNGSNDILELASRTFLKVGDEVIFSQHAFAVYSLVTQAMGAIGVKVPAKDFAHDLAKMFAAISSKTKMIFIANPNNPTGTLISKEELKAFLTKVPSHIIVVLDEAYDEYLEIENKSESFSWLSQFSNLIISRSFSKAYGLAGLRVGFGASNPEIIQFMNRVRQPFNVNSLAQDAAVAALMDDAFVSESKILNNNGKKQLESAFRRLKLSFIPTFGNFISFKVDNAPQVYEALLKTGIIVRPVANYEMPDYLRVSIGLKEENERFIQALEAII; encoded by the coding sequence ATGTCGATTCAATCTTTAATTCCAACATATATTTGTGATATTGCACCTTATCAAGGCGGCAAACCAATCTCTGAGGTTGCGCGCGAGCATCACTTAGAAGAGTCCTCCATTGTAAAGTTAGCTTCTAATGAAAATCCCTTAGGTATGAGCCCTAAAGCTCGCGAGGTAATTTTAAAATCAATTGATCAAATTTATCGTTATCCAGATGGCAATGCTTTTCGGCTTAAAAATGCTGTCAGCCTTAAGTTCAATCTACATCCGGAGAGTTTAATTTTTGGAAACGGGTCAAACGATATTCTGGAATTAGCTTCGCGTACATTCTTAAAAGTAGGAGATGAAGTTATTTTTTCTCAACATGCTTTTGCTGTCTATAGTCTTGTAACCCAAGCAATGGGTGCTATTGGCGTCAAAGTTCCTGCCAAAGATTTTGCACATGATCTTGCCAAAATGTTTGCGGCAATTTCTTCAAAAACTAAGATGATCTTCATTGCTAATCCCAATAATCCGACAGGTACTCTCATCTCTAAAGAGGAACTTAAAGCTTTTTTAACAAAAGTACCATCTCATATTATTGTGGTATTGGACGAGGCTTACGACGAATATTTGGAGATAGAGAATAAGTCAGAGAGTTTTTCCTGGCTTTCTCAGTTTTCAAATTTAATTATTTCCAGAAGCTTCTCAAAAGCTTATGGTTTAGCTGGATTAAGAGTGGGTTTTGGGGCATCGAATCCAGAGATTATTCAATTTATGAATCGAGTGAGACAGCCTTTTAATGTGAATAGTCTTGCGCAAGATGCTGCAGTGGCTGCATTAATGGATGACGCATTTGTCAGTGAGAGTAAAATACTGAATAATAATGGAAAAAAACAACTAGAATCAGCTTTCCGAAGGCTTAAGTTAAGTTTTATTCCTACTTTTGGTAACTTCATTAGTTTTAAAGTAGATAACGCACCCCAAGTCTACGAAGCTTTATTAAAGACGGGTATCATAGTTAGACCAGTGGCTAA